In a single window of the Anaerocolumna cellulosilytica genome:
- a CDS encoding M15 family metallopeptidase: protein MKKLLLKPENVHKGNLILVNKEYPIQEKQGSYDSTLVNLGIRDSEVMMDYVAAKELNRIFTSLACGNDIVPVSGYRSSQEQKQIYTDSLQENGRQFTEKYVAYPGHSEHQTGLAIDLAENSYNIDFIRPNFPKKGICLKFRNLAANYGFIERYPKNKTSITGIAHEPWHFRYVGYPHSALMVSLNQTLEEYMVFTKRYIYTEEPYIYEDGQRQYEIYFVPMVKDEITLDLPKDLPYQVSGNNFDGFILTLKTAG, encoded by the coding sequence ATGAAAAAGTTGCTCTTAAAACCTGAAAATGTTCACAAAGGGAATTTAATACTTGTAAATAAAGAATATCCTATACAAGAAAAACAAGGCAGCTATGACTCTACATTAGTAAACTTAGGTATCAGGGATTCAGAAGTTATGATGGATTATGTGGCTGCCAAAGAGTTAAACAGGATATTTACATCATTAGCATGTGGAAATGATATTGTTCCTGTCAGTGGTTATCGCTCCAGTCAGGAGCAAAAACAGATTTATACTGACTCCCTCCAGGAAAATGGCAGACAGTTTACTGAAAAATACGTCGCTTATCCAGGGCATAGTGAGCACCAGACTGGACTTGCCATAGACCTGGCAGAAAATTCCTATAACATTGACTTTATACGACCTAATTTCCCCAAAAAAGGAATCTGTCTTAAATTTCGTAACCTAGCTGCGAATTATGGTTTTATTGAACGTTATCCTAAAAACAAAACATCCATTACCGGAATTGCTCATGAACCCTGGCATTTTAGATATGTGGGATATCCACACTCTGCACTTATGGTATCTCTCAATCAAACCTTAGAAGAATATATGGTTTTTACTAAAAGATATATCTATACAGAAGAACCCTATATTTACGAAGATGGGCAGAGACAGTATGAAATATACTTTGTTCCCATGGTGAAAGATGAAATAACCCTAGATTTGCCAAAAGACTTGCCTTATCAGGTCTCAGGCAATAACTTTGATGGTTTTATACTTACCCTCAAAACAGCAGGCTAA
- the vanT gene encoding serine racemase VanT catalytic subunit produces MQKRNEYITLDFFRIIGAFLIVAIHTSPLASINSTADFIVTRIFARIAVPFFLMVTGYFILPTYIHSKTDGRYKIISFLKKTCQLYGFAILLYLPIMVYNGYFKETGILTIIQDIFLNGTFYHLWYLPGAITGILLLWLLLNHVKPQTVLGTTLILYCFGLLGDSYFGLIEGIPVINSLYKFLFVIFEYTRNGLFYAPVFLMLGAVLAINKRNVMKGNPRIGLILSLLLMTCEGLLLHTFDIQRHDSMYVTLLPVMYYLFQTLLSMRVCSENLKGYWLLNFMGPVRSKDLRFISMVIYIFHPLGIILIRGFSKVTGLEYLFITNSVIHFLSVSLLSYLVAVFCFYCRLLLNKEMPYPKSRAWLELSINNLHHNVQVLTSLLPHNCHIMGVVKANAYGHGDIRVSRELNKMGISTFAVATIAEAIHLRKHKIKGDILVFGYTHPKDFKYLVKYNLTQTIVDYDYARTLSTFGSRIKVHIKIDTGMHRLGESFENLHNIEEIYHLAGLKITGIYSHLSVSDSYLEADITFTQTQISSFFNTMDKLEEKGIDTGKIHIQSSYGLLNYPELACDYARIGIALYGVLSAPDKMLKEKVSLKPVLSLKARVVTVKSIKKGETVSYGRDFTAPDTMVIAVVSIGYADGIPRNLNNGSLLIKGMKAPIVGRICMDQLMIDITRIPNIGQDDVVTIIGTDGQLTITAEEVAAECGTITNELLSRLSERLKRVFI; encoded by the coding sequence ATGCAAAAAAGAAATGAATATATTACACTGGATTTTTTCAGAATAATTGGAGCCTTTTTAATAGTTGCCATACATACCTCACCTTTGGCTTCCATAAACTCCACGGCGGATTTTATTGTAACTCGTATTTTTGCAAGGATTGCTGTCCCCTTTTTCCTTATGGTTACCGGATATTTTATATTACCTACTTATATACACTCAAAAACTGATGGTCGTTATAAGATAATATCATTTCTAAAAAAAACCTGTCAGCTTTACGGCTTTGCAATACTACTATATCTTCCCATAATGGTTTACAATGGTTATTTTAAGGAAACAGGTATTCTAACAATTATACAGGATATTTTTCTTAACGGAACCTTTTATCATCTATGGTATCTCCCCGGAGCTATAACAGGTATTTTATTACTATGGCTGTTACTTAACCATGTTAAGCCACAAACGGTCTTAGGGACAACCTTGATTCTATATTGTTTTGGCTTACTTGGTGATAGTTATTTTGGACTCATAGAAGGAATTCCTGTCATAAACAGCCTATATAAATTCTTATTTGTAATCTTTGAGTATACTAGAAATGGTTTATTCTATGCACCTGTATTTCTCATGCTTGGTGCAGTCCTTGCAATAAACAAACGAAATGTAATGAAAGGAAACCCAAGGATAGGACTTATCCTATCCTTGCTATTAATGACTTGCGAGGGGCTTCTGCTTCATACATTTGATATACAGCGCCACGATAGTATGTACGTAACTCTACTGCCCGTTATGTATTACTTGTTCCAAACCCTATTATCCATGAGAGTATGTTCAGAAAACTTAAAAGGTTATTGGCTTCTGAATTTTATGGGTCCTGTAAGAAGCAAAGATTTGAGATTTATCTCTATGGTTATCTATATCTTCCACCCTTTAGGCATTATATTGATAAGAGGTTTTTCCAAAGTAACGGGTCTGGAATATTTATTTATAACTAATAGTGTTATCCATTTTTTGTCAGTATCTCTGCTCTCCTATTTGGTTGCTGTGTTCTGTTTTTACTGCCGACTTTTGTTAAATAAGGAAATGCCTTATCCAAAAAGCCGTGCCTGGCTTGAGCTTTCTATAAATAATCTGCACCATAATGTACAAGTGCTTACCTCCTTGCTGCCACATAACTGTCATATTATGGGGGTTGTAAAAGCAAATGCTTATGGACACGGGGATATAAGAGTGTCGAGAGAATTAAATAAAATGGGTATCTCTACTTTTGCCGTCGCCACCATTGCAGAAGCAATACATTTAAGAAAGCATAAGATAAAAGGGGATATTCTAGTCTTTGGTTATACCCATCCCAAAGACTTTAAATATTTGGTAAAATATAATCTGACTCAAACAATTGTTGATTATGATTACGCCCGGACATTAAGTACCTTTGGCAGTCGTATTAAAGTTCATATAAAGATTGACACCGGTATGCACCGTCTTGGGGAAAGTTTTGAAAATCTGCACAATATAGAGGAAATCTATCATCTAGCAGGTCTTAAGATTACAGGTATTTACTCCCACTTAAGTGTGTCCGACAGTTACCTGGAAGCAGATATAACCTTTACACAGACCCAAATCAGCAGTTTTTTTAATACAATGGATAAATTAGAAGAAAAAGGTATTGATACCGGTAAAATTCATATACAAAGTAGTTACGGGCTTCTGAATTATCCGGAATTAGCTTGTGACTATGCCCGAATAGGTATTGCTCTTTATGGAGTTTTAAGCGCCCCCGATAAAATGCTTAAAGAAAAGGTCTCACTAAAGCCCGTACTTTCCTTAAAAGCAAGGGTTGTTACTGTGAAATCAATAAAAAAAGGTGAAACCGTAAGTTATGGAAGAGATTTTACAGCTCCTGATACCATGGTGATTGCAGTAGTTTCCATTGGATATGCTGATGGTATCCCAAGAAATCTAAACAACGGGAGCCTTCTTATAAAAGGAATGAAGGCTCCCATAGTGGGAAGAATTTGTATGGATCAGCTTATGATTGATATAACCAGGATTCCAAATATTGGTCAAGATGATGTAGTAACCATTATCGGCACTGACGGGCAACTTACAATCACAGCTGAGGAAGTTGCCGCAGAATGTGGAACTATAACAAATGAATTACTAAGCCGGCTGAGTGAACGTTTAAAACGTGTATTTATTTAA
- a CDS encoding 2-hydroxyacyl-CoA dehydratase produces the protein MSIYRIGLDIGSTTIKIAVLNEKNQLIYSEYKRHLSDIKNTIIKVMTDCYKTLGNHPCLINTTGSGGLSVSNWLKLNFEQEVIACTKAVETLISQAEVVIELGGEDAKITYLKGSVEQRMNNSCAGGTGAFIDQMAALLNTDAAGLNEYAKNYKVLYPIASRCGVFAKTDIQPLLNDGARKEDIAASIFQAVVNQTLGGLACGKPIRGRVAFLGGPLYFLSELRKRFIESLHLMDEEVIIPDNGLLYPAIGAALLAGEKGQKPKYHEGKETSMAKTSCKEKDFNSEEGVSPVEINTMIHEIQALKEMREDIKVLPPLFASEKEYEKFKLRHSQSKMREFDLSSYTGNTFLGIDAGSTTTKVILLGEEDEILYQFYGSNQGEPLKKAAEILKDIYKKLPVGAVIRKSTVTGYGEELLKAAFHVDMGEIETIAHYKAAEYFLPGVDFILDIGGQDMKCLRIKNGTIDSILLNEACSSGCGSFLESFASSMNLDIKEFVKLGLFAKAPVDLGTKCTVFMNSKVKQAQKEGAAIGDLSAGLSYSVVKNAIYKVIKIRGEKDMGRRMIVQGGTFYNDAVLRCFELITEREVVRPEIAGLMGALGAALLAKEKYLADSESKTTLVGEAYLHSFAMDTSYERCKKCTNHCLLTVNVFSIGDTFVSGNRCELGAILPAKTSNYLKISNYKKADTAKEAGEDIFQAAEKLPDLYTYKYQRLFSYTPLKEEEAIRGVIGMPRALNMYENYPFWFAFFTSLGFRVLLSSPSTKKLYERGLETIPSDSVCYPAKLCHGHIFNLMERGINTIFYPSVVYEKREYEDADNHYNCPIVISYSEVTRNNIEEVKGVKYLAPFITMNNDKALEKAMAEALMEYKITVEEIRSAVKTARGELERFKKDIRQKGEDTLKFLAANKKRGIVLCGKPYHLDPEVHHGIPELIRSFGFAVLTEDSISHMAPLKQKLRVVDQWSYNSRIYRAAVKVAEEECLNLIQLNSFGCGLDSVTSDQLIEILAASGKIYTMLKIDEGNNLGAVKIRIRSLKAAIEEREKESYTPFKEVITYNNPIFTNEIRKTHTILAPQMAPIHFELIQEAARACNYRLEILPSADQLAIDEGLKYVNNDVCYPAILLIGQIVHALKSGKYDLYNTSVIISQTGGGCRATNYMSFLKLGLKQAGYENIPLISLNIVGLGEQPGFKISVGFANRLIMSLLYGDLFMKLLYGSRPYEKEKGAAYALYQKWNEVAKENVRNGSKRIFDKNIKNIVQDFDHLTIHNVKKPKVAIVGEILAKYHPMANTEIIKTLEEGGAEVVLPDLMDFFLYSLYNADFKYKYLGGSRLKKRLSELARTYLSYYRKTIHQELQKSRRFSPPASIDILARKASEVLSLGNQTGEGWLITAEMIECIENGIPNILCVQPLACLPNHITGRGMFKPLKDRYPMANIMPIDYDPGISQVNQLNRVKLMLSVALKNNSL, from the coding sequence AACAGGAGGTCATAGCCTGTACAAAGGCTGTGGAAACGCTGATTTCTCAGGCAGAGGTAGTTATTGAGCTGGGGGGAGAAGATGCCAAAATAACTTACCTAAAAGGCAGTGTTGAACAACGTATGAATAATAGCTGTGCCGGTGGTACAGGAGCCTTTATTGACCAAATGGCTGCTTTATTAAATACGGATGCGGCAGGCTTAAATGAGTATGCCAAAAATTATAAAGTGTTATATCCCATTGCATCCCGTTGCGGCGTTTTTGCTAAAACGGATATTCAACCCCTGTTAAATGATGGTGCCAGAAAGGAGGATATTGCTGCCTCAATCTTTCAGGCAGTCGTAAATCAGACTTTAGGCGGGCTTGCTTGCGGTAAGCCAATACGGGGGAGAGTTGCATTTCTAGGGGGTCCTCTATACTTTCTTTCTGAACTTAGAAAGAGATTTATAGAAAGTCTTCATCTGATGGATGAAGAGGTAATTATTCCGGATAATGGTCTTTTGTACCCGGCGATAGGTGCAGCTCTCTTAGCAGGAGAAAAAGGACAAAAGCCAAAGTACCACGAAGGGAAAGAAACATCTATGGCTAAAACATCCTGCAAGGAAAAAGATTTTAATTCTGAAGAGGGTGTCAGTCCGGTTGAAATTAATACAATGATTCATGAAATTCAGGCTTTAAAGGAAATGAGAGAAGATATTAAGGTTTTACCTCCTTTGTTTGCTTCTGAGAAGGAATATGAAAAATTTAAATTACGCCATAGTCAGAGTAAGATGCGAGAATTTGATTTAAGCAGTTATACAGGTAATACTTTCTTAGGGATTGATGCAGGTTCAACAACCACGAAGGTTATACTGCTTGGAGAAGAGGATGAAATATTATACCAGTTCTATGGAAGCAATCAGGGAGAGCCTTTAAAGAAGGCGGCAGAAATCCTAAAAGATATATACAAAAAGCTACCGGTTGGTGCAGTTATAAGGAAAAGTACTGTCACTGGTTATGGAGAGGAACTATTAAAAGCTGCCTTTCATGTGGATATGGGAGAGATAGAGACCATAGCACATTATAAAGCAGCGGAATATTTTCTTCCAGGTGTGGACTTTATACTGGACATTGGCGGACAGGATATGAAGTGTTTACGAATTAAGAATGGAACGATAGACAGTATTCTTTTAAATGAAGCCTGTTCCTCCGGTTGTGGTTCCTTTCTGGAAAGTTTTGCTTCCTCTATGAATCTGGATATTAAGGAATTTGTTAAGCTTGGGCTGTTTGCAAAAGCTCCGGTAGATTTAGGCACGAAATGTACCGTTTTTATGAATTCCAAAGTGAAACAAGCACAAAAAGAGGGAGCTGCTATCGGAGATTTATCCGCAGGCTTATCCTATTCGGTAGTCAAAAATGCTATTTATAAGGTGATAAAGATTCGCGGTGAAAAAGATATGGGCAGGCGTATGATAGTCCAAGGTGGAACCTTTTATAATGATGCGGTGTTAAGATGTTTTGAATTGATTACAGAAAGAGAAGTGGTAAGACCGGAAATAGCGGGTTTAATGGGAGCTCTTGGTGCAGCTTTATTAGCAAAAGAAAAATATTTAGCTGATTCAGAATCGAAAACCACATTGGTTGGGGAAGCGTATCTACATTCTTTTGCAATGGATACATCCTATGAAAGATGTAAAAAATGTACCAATCATTGCCTGTTGACTGTAAATGTATTCTCTATTGGCGATACTTTTGTAAGTGGAAATCGCTGTGAGCTGGGAGCTATACTGCCAGCCAAGACAAGTAATTACTTAAAGATTAGTAATTACAAAAAAGCTGATACTGCCAAAGAAGCTGGGGAGGATATCTTTCAGGCAGCGGAAAAGCTGCCTGATTTATACACTTACAAATATCAAAGGTTGTTTTCCTATACTCCGCTTAAGGAAGAAGAGGCCATACGTGGTGTAATTGGGATGCCCAGGGCTTTGAACATGTATGAAAATTATCCTTTTTGGTTTGCTTTCTTTACCAGTTTAGGTTTTCGAGTATTGTTATCTTCACCTTCCACTAAAAAGCTTTATGAAAGAGGTCTCGAAACCATACCTTCTGATTCAGTTTGCTATCCGGCAAAACTTTGTCATGGTCATATTTTTAATTTAATGGAGAGAGGTATTAACACTATCTTTTATCCTTCCGTAGTTTATGAAAAAAGAGAATATGAAGATGCGGATAATCACTATAATTGCCCCATTGTTATATCTTATTCTGAAGTTACCAGAAACAATATAGAAGAGGTAAAGGGAGTTAAATATCTGGCACCTTTCATCACCATGAACAATGACAAAGCCTTAGAAAAGGCAATGGCAGAAGCGTTAATGGAATACAAGATAACCGTAGAGGAGATTAGGAGTGCTGTAAAAACTGCTAGAGGGGAATTAGAACGATTTAAAAAGGATATTAGACAAAAGGGAGAAGATACACTAAAGTTTTTAGCGGCGAATAAAAAAAGAGGTATTGTGCTTTGTGGTAAGCCATACCATTTAGATCCGGAGGTTCATCATGGTATTCCGGAACTGATTCGTTCTTTTGGTTTTGCTGTTTTGACAGAAGACAGCATCTCCCATATGGCTCCTTTAAAACAAAAACTTAGGGTAGTAGACCAGTGGTCTTACAATTCCAGAATATACAGAGCAGCAGTAAAAGTAGCAGAGGAAGAATGCCTTAATTTGATACAACTGAATTCTTTTGGGTGTGGCTTAGACTCCGTAACTTCGGATCAATTAATTGAAATTTTAGCTGCCTCCGGAAAAATTTATACCATGTTAAAGATAGATGAAGGCAATAATCTGGGAGCTGTAAAGATAAGAATTCGTTCGTTAAAAGCCGCAATCGAAGAGAGAGAAAAGGAATCCTATACGCCCTTTAAAGAGGTTATAACCTATAACAATCCTATTTTTACCAATGAAATCAGAAAAACACACACCATTTTGGCACCTCAGATGGCACCGATTCATTTTGAGCTGATACAAGAAGCAGCAAGGGCATGTAATTACCGTCTGGAGATTCTGCCGTCAGCCGACCAGCTGGCAATTGATGAAGGTCTTAAATATGTGAATAATGATGTATGTTATCCAGCTATTCTGTTAATAGGGCAGATTGTTCATGCTCTAAAGTCAGGCAAATACGACTTATATAATACTTCTGTAATCATCTCTCAGACCGGAGGAGGGTGCAGAGCTACCAACTATATGTCGTTTTTAAAGCTTGGCTTAAAGCAGGCAGGTTATGAGAATATACCTTTAATATCATTAAATATAGTGGGATTAGGGGAACAGCCAGGATTTAAGATATCTGTTGGGTTCGCCAACCGGCTTATTATGTCACTGCTATACGGTGATTTGTTTATGAAATTACTCTATGGTTCAAGGCCATATGAGAAGGAAAAAGGTGCTGCCTATGCGCTGTATCAAAAATGGAATGAGGTAGCAAAAGAAAATGTCAGAAATGGAAGCAAAAGGATTTTTGACAAAAATATAAAAAATATAGTACAGGATTTTGATCATTTAACGATACACAATGTAAAAAAACCCAAGGTTGCCATAGTTGGAGAAATACTCGCTAAGTATCATCCAATGGCAAATACAGAAATAATAAAAACATTAGAAGAGGGTGGCGCAGAAGTAGTTCTCCCGGATTTAATGGATTTTTTCCTCTACTCCTTATACAATGCAGATTTTAAATACAAGTACCTTGGAGGTAGCAGATTAAAGAAAAGACTAAGTGAATTAGCAAGGACTTATCTTTCTTATTACCGTAAAACGATTCACCAGGAGTTACAAAAAAGCAGACGGTTTTCACCGCCTGCCTCCATCGATATATTAGCTAGAAAAGCTTCTGAGGTTTTATCTCTTGGCAATCAAACAGGGGAAGGATGGCTGATTACAGCGGAGATGATTGAATGCATAGAGAATGGTATACCCAATATTTTATGTGTTCAGCCTCTTGCCTGTTTACCGAATCATATTACGGGCAGAGGTATGTTTAAGCCCTTAAAGGATAGGTATCCAATGGCCAATATTATGCCAATTGATTATGACCCGGGAATATCTCAGGTCAATCAGTTAAACCGCGTAAAATTAATGCTTTCTGTAGCTTTAAAAAATAATTCGCTTTAA